A single region of the Tigriopus californicus strain San Diego chromosome 8, Tcal_SD_v2.1, whole genome shotgun sequence genome encodes:
- the LOC131884848 gene encoding importin subunit beta-1-like (The sequence of the model RefSeq protein was modified relative to this genomic sequence to represent the inferred CDS: added 81 bases not found in genome assembly) — translation MNSEAAAQLIQVLEKTVSSDQNELTAALNFLEQAAVNNLPELLKTLSDILVHGGNSAVARRQAGLQLKNRLTSNDDTVRGQVQERWLAMPLDIRTYVKHNILGALGSEGYRPSAAAQCVQYVAVMELPLNHWPELLQVLVTNVTDPSSTEMRKEATLEAIGYICQDIEQRCLEEKSNEILTAIVFGMKREEPSNHVRLAATNALLNSLEFTRGNFEKETERHFIMQVVCEATQATDIQVKVAALQCLVKIMSLYYQFMEAYMGPALFAITLEAMKSQDDEVALQGIEFWSNVCDEEVDLEMEASEAEEQSRPPEQVSRFYAKGALQYIVPILVHTLTKQEEFDDDDDWNPCKAAGVCLMLLATCCQDDVVQHVLPFVKDNIKHSDWRFRDAALMAFGSILEGPDPTNMKPIVEQAMPMLIELMLDQSVVVKDTAAWTIGRVCELHSEAAINAVYLKPLLEALVNGLSAEPRVASNVCWAFTSLAEAAYEAVDNDEEDTPQTYSLSAYFDPIVQKLLETTDRADASQSNLRSAAYEALMEMIKNSPKDCYVTVQKTIMIIMDRLQQVLQMESRIQSQSDRVQYNDLHSLLCATLQSVLRKVESAHAPQISDPIMTALLQMFQSSVNNKTGGVQEDALMAVSTLVEVLGDVFSKYMDAFKPYLMVGLKNIAEYQVCHASVGLVGDLCRALGKGIMPYCDEIMMILLENLRNNDVHRVVKPQILSVFGDIALAIGPEFKKYLEVVLHALMEASQAQVDRSDFDMVDYLNELREACLESYTGIVQGLKGDTNSSNPAPELALIQPHVNFMITFITMIAMDQDHSDGSVAASAGLIGDLCSAFGANLLSILDVEPISNLLTQGRRSKIAKTKTLSQWATKEIRKLKNNTCGNVTQDQPVIAPWSTPHVQIQP, via the exons ATGAACTCGGAGGCGGCCGCTCAATTGATCCAAGTCTTGGAGAAGACCGTTTCGTCAG atcaaaatgaactgaCGGCggccttgaatttcttggaGCAAGCGGCGGTCAACAATTTG CCGGAATTGCTGAAGACGCTGTCGGACATCTTGGTACATGGCGGGAATTCGGCCGTGGCTCGGCGACAAGCCGGCCTCCAACTCAAGAATCGGCTCACTTCCAATGATGACACGGTACGTGGTCAGGTCCAGGAGCGATGGCTGGCCATGCCCCTCGATATCCGCACCTACGTCAAGCACAACATCCTGGGCGCCTTGGGCTCCGAAGGCTACCGCCCATCGGCCGCCGCCCAATGCGTGCAGTACGTGGCCGTTATGGAGTTGCCGCTCAACCATTGGCCCGAGTTGCTCCAAGTGCTCGTGACCAATGTGACCGATCCCTCGAGTACGGAGATGCGTAAAGAGGCCACGCTGGAAGCCATCGGGTACATTTGCCAAGATATCGAGCAACGATGTCTGGAAGAGAAATCCAACGAGATCCTCACGGCCATCGTGTTCGGAATGAAACGCGAAGAGCCCAGTAATCACGTTCGATTGGCCGCCACCAACGCCCTCCTCAACTCGCTCGAATTCACGCGCGGCAATTTCGAGAAAGAG ACCGAGCGCCATTTTATCATGCAAGTGGTGTGTGAGGCCACGCAAGCCACCGATATTCAAGTCAAGGTGGCGGCCTTGCAGTGTCTGGTCAAGATCATGTCCTTGTACTATCAATTCATGGAAGCCTACATGGGTCCGGCGCTTTTCGCCATCACGCTGGAAGCCATGAAATCGCAGGATGATGAAGTGGCGTTGCAAGGAATCGAGTTCTGGTCCAATGTTTGCGATGAAGaggttgatttggaaatggaagcGAGCGAGGCTGAAGAGCAGAGCCGACCCCCTGAGCAAGTATCCCGGTTTTATGCCAAAGGCGCGCTTCAGTATATCGTGCCCATCTTGGTTCATACGTTGACTAAACAGGAAGAAtttgacgacgacgatgattgGAACCCGTGCAAGGCAGCCGGAGTGTGTTTAATGCTGTTGGCCACTTGCTGTCAAGACGATGTGGTTCAACATGTACTACCTTTTGTGAAA gACAATATCAAGCATTCCGATTGGCGCTTCCGGGATGCGGCGCTCATGGCGTTCGGATCCATTCTGGAAGGACCGGATCCCACCAATATGAAGCCCATCGTTGAGCAAGCAATGCCTATGCTGATCGAGCTCATGCTGGATCAAAGTGTGGTGGTCAAAGACACGGCGGCTTGGACCATTGGCCGCGTGTGCGAACTTCATTCGGAAGCCGCCATCAATGCCGTCTACTTGAAACCTTTGCTCGAGGCTCTGGTCAATGGACTTTCGGCCGAGCCGCGGGTGGCTTCCAATGTTTGTTGGGCATTCACGTCCTTAGCCGAGGCTGCCTACGAGGCCGTGGACAACGACGAGGAGGACACGCCTCAAACATATAGTCTTTCGGCTTATTTCGATCCCATTGTGCAGAAACTCTTGGAGACCACAGACCGAGCCGATGCGTCGCAGTCCAACCTTAGATCAGCGGCTTATGAGGCTCTCATGGAGATGATCAAGAACTCGCCCAAGGATTGCTATGTGACCGTTCAAAAGActatcatgatcatcatggaCCGTCTGCAGCAAGTGCTGCAAATGGAATCGCGAATTCAGTCCCAGTCCGACCGAGTCCAGTACAACGATCTCCATTCACTCCTGTGTGCCACATTACAA AGTGTCTTACGCAAAGTGGAGTCCGCCCACGCTCCACAGATTTCCGATCCTATTATGACTGCTCTTTTACAAATGTTTCAATCCTCGGTCAATAACAAAACGGGCGGAGTTCAAGAGGATGCTCTCATGGCCGTGAGCACTCTCGTTGAGGTTCTCGGAGATGTGTTCTCCAAGTACATGGATGCCTTCAAACCGTACCTCATGGTTGGTCTCAAGAACATTGCCGAATACCAG GTGTGTCACGCCTCGGTGGGATTAGTGGGGGACTTGTGTCGAGCTTTGGGGAAAGGCATCATGCCCTACTGTGACGAGATTATGATGATCCTGTTGGAAAACTTGCGCAACAACGACGTTCACCGCGTGGTTAAGCCTCAGATCCTCTCTGTGTTTGGCGATATTGCCTTGGCCATCGGCCCCGAGTTCAAGAAGTATTTGGAAGTCGTCTTACACGCACTCATGGAGGCTTCCCAAGCCCAGGTGGACAGG AGCGACTTTGATATGGTCGATTACCTGAACGAATTGCGCGAGGCTTGTCTGGAATCATACACGGGGATTGTTCAGGGGCTAAAGGGTGATACCAATTCCTCCAATCCGGCTCCAGAACTTGCTCTCATCCAACCTCACGTGAACTTCATGATCACTTTCATCACTATGATTGCCATGGACCAGGATCATTCCGACGGAAGTGTAGCAGCTAGCGCAGGACTCATCGG TGATCTCTGTAGTGCTTTTGGGGCTAACTTGTTGAGTATACTCGATGTTGAACCCATTAGCAATCTTCTCACCCAAGG CGGGAACGTGACGCAAGATCAACCAGTCATCGCCCCCTGGTCCACACCCCACGTTCAGATCCAACCTTGA